DNA from Dama dama isolate Ldn47 chromosome 5, ASM3311817v1, whole genome shotgun sequence:
ACTCTGCCGGCGGAAACTGCATTTGTGTGACTTTGGCCGGGCTATGGGTAGTGCCGAGTGTAGCAGGCAAGGGATGTCACCTGTGCAGGGCAGCTGACTCAGAGGACACCAGTGCAGTGTTGAAAGCAGGACCTTCCACACCCCCTCTGCCAGGTTTGTGGTTCCAGGTGTTCTTCAAGGACCTGCCCACCAGCATCGGGCCTGCTCCAGTCATGAGAGGATCGGGGCTGGGGCTGGACAGCTGGCCTAAGCCCAGGCAGAGAAGGccgggatggggtgggggcagggaactCAGGATGGGGCAGCTGCCTCTGGAAGCGGCCAAGATGTCCTGGCTGCAGCAGGGATAGCCAGAGCCCGGAACTAACACCCTCCTCCCCTCACTCACGCACCCTGGCCTGCCCCTGTCCGAGCCTGCCAGAGCTCAGAATAACCTGGGGGACCAGACAGTGGAATGGCAGGGGCTCTGCTCTGCGCCCTGCTCCTCTTGCCGCTTCTTGGTATGGGCCAGGGTCGGGGGAAGAggtgggacacacacacacacacacaggacatggACATAAAGGGACGggacaaagactggctgagaTGTAGACAGACATATTTGGTCCCCAGGCACAGTTCACTGGTTCGGGAGACAGACATGGGAAAATACAGAGCCTCAGAGACAATCAGAGAAGCGGAGACCTGCAGACCCGGAGGCAGAGCAGAGCGGCTCCTCAGCCTCTCCATGCCCTGACCCTGCTGCTtggccccctccccaggcagaGGTGAGGGGAAGAACGAGGAGCTGCGCCTCTACCACTACCTCTTCGACAACTATGACCCAGGACgccggccagtgcaggagcccGAGGACATTGTCACCATCTCCCTCAAAGTCACCCTGACCAACCTCATCTCCCTGGTAAGATACCCGCACCTGCACCCGAGCGCCATCTGGGAGCCTAAAATCCCACTTCTGGCCCCAAGCGCTCAACTCTCTCCTAAAGCTCTCCCCCATCATCTTCATCTCCCACCCGCAGAACGAGAAAGAGGAGACCCTCACCACCAGCGTCTGGATTGGAATCGTGAGTCGAGGCTGGGGAACAGTGAGAGATCTGGTCTAGGGGACCCTTTTCTCCCAAACGCCTCACAGGCAGCGGGGCACATGTCCTTCCGTCCCCTCTCCCGCCCCTAGGACTGGCAAGATTACCGACTCAACTACAGCAAGGGCGACTTTGGGGGCGTAGAAACCCTGCGGGTCCCTTCAGAACTCGTATGGTTGCCAGAGATTGTGCTGGAAAACAAGTGAGGCCCGGGCCAGACTGGAGCGAAGCCGAGGTCTGAGGAGGGGTGGGGGTTAGGCTGGACCTGGTTGGGGCAGGGGTGTTGCTTGGGGGGCGAGGGAGCCGCAGATCTGGGCCAACTCTCGGTTTCCTGGAGCCCACAGTATCGACGGCCAGTTCGGGGTGGCCTACGAGGCCAATGTGCTGGTCTCCGAGGGCGGATACGTGAGCTGGTTGCCCCCGGCCATCTACCGCAGCACCTGCGCCGTGGAGGTCACCTACTTCCCTTTCGACTGGCAGAACTGCTCGCTTGTTTTCCGGTGGGAAGGCTTGTTCGAAGGCCCGGACCATTGAGGGATTAAGGGGTGGGGCCAGGTGTGCGGGGGCGGGGAGACCTCTAATCCGGGGCGGGGCTTTGTGCTGGAGGTGGGGCTAGGCATTCGAAGGCGATAGCGCGCTCTAGTGGGTGAGAAGTAGGGGTGGAAACCCAGGCTTGGAGGCGGGGTCTGGGTAATCGGGTGGAGCGTAATTCCCCTGCCAGAACCCAGCTTCCAGGGCGGGGCCTGAGGCCCGGGTCCCAGCCTCTGGGTCGGGGTCCGGATCCTGGCTCCGCAGCTCCCAGACGTACAATGCCGAAGAGGTGGAGTTTATCTTTGCGGTGGACGACGAGGGCGAGACCATCAGCAAGATTGATATCGACACTGAGGCCTATACTGGTTAGGTCCCCCTTCTGCTCCGAAAAACCCGCTTCTAGACGGGTCCCGAGAGGGGACTTGCACAGTGGGGTTGCCCTGGGCCCTCGATGCTGGGACTGACTTTGACAGCCCTGCTTTAACTTGAGCCTTCCCTGAAATCATTCTTGATTGTCGGCCTCGTACTCCTTCCTCCCTTGTGGTGGTTCTGTAAGCTCCCTGGGAACGCCCTTTTCTGACCCAATTACCAGCCCACCTGCCCCACCTGCCCTGGCCCAGATGGCTTTCATTCTCTCCTCGCCTGGAGTTGCAGGCCCCCCACCGTCAGATATGGGGACCGAGAGCAGAGCAGGGCGCCACATTTCCCGAGAGCCGGCTGACCGCGCCTCTCCCGTCCTGCAGAGAACGGCGAGTGGGCCATCGACTTCTGCCCCGGGGTGATCCGCCGCTACGACGGTGACTCTGCGGGTGGCCCAGGGGAAACTGACGTCATCTACTCGCTCATTATTCGCCGGAAGCCGCTATTCTACGTTATTAACATCATCGTGCCCTGCGTGCTCATCTCGGGCCTGGTGCTGCTCGCCTATTTCTTGCCCGCGCAGGGTATGGGAGTCGCCCAGACCCCAAACCCGGGCCCCTCCTGGGGTGCGGGGCCTGTCCTCACCAGGCTCTCCCTCCAGCCGGCGGCCAGAAATGCACCGTTTCCATCAACGTCCTGCTCGCCCAGACCGTCTTCTTGTTCCTgattgcccagaaaatcccagagACATCTCTGAGCGTGCCGCTGTTGGGCAGGTGAGGGGCGGAGAGGATCGCGGCGGGGCCTACGCGGGGCGTGGCTAGCGTGAAGGGCGGGGCCAGACGAGCACGGGGCGGGGCCAGGGGTCTCAATGGAAAGGGCAGGGCCAATACCTAAGGACTCCGAGTAGCCTTAACTGTAAGGTCCCCACCTGGGTTTTATTTGGACGTGGGGCGGGGCTGGGATCGTGGTGGGTTCTTCGGTCCCCCGTCCTCTGCAGTGCTGCTGGACGCCAACTTGAGGTCTCCGGAGTATCTCTGCTGGGGGTGGGCCGGCTCAGTACCACCCAGCCGGGACGCCTCTGGCCCCCAACTCTCCCCTCATCTTGAACTCACCGGTTCCCCAGGGGTTCCGAGGTCCAGCTGGCGTTGCCACTGTTGCAGGAATGAGGCGGACCCCTGCACACCTCGTCCACACAGGCATAGCCAGGCCCCCTGGAGCAGGAGCCGGGCGCTCGCGCCTGCTGCAGCCCCCACTTGCAGAGCCCCCTGCCCCGTGGCCTGGGCTACACGGACCAGGGCTCCGCCCGGATCCCCAGCGTCTGGCCCCGGACCCGGGCCGCCGTCTAGTCGCCGTAGCTCCTGCTGCACCCACAGGGCTGAGATCTGTAGTGGGGATACAGAAGTTGGTGGGGATGCAGAGGTCTCTGCTCCTCAATCcacttcccccacctcctcctctgtcccccGTCCCGGCGCCCCACCTCTAACAAAGTGGCCCCGAAGTTCACTACGCTGGCCGCGGCTTCTCTTAGCACTAGCCCCAGGGTGGGCTTCCCGGCAGGCGTGTTCTCCTGCTCTCGAGGCTCCAGGGACTTCAGTTCTCTGAACCTCTGCTCCAGATATTCATGGGCTGCGGCCGCAACGAGCTCCAGGGAAGACAGAAGCGGGGGCTGGAGGGCCACCTGGAAAGGCACAGGGGCAGTGGTGTCATCGGGACATAGGGCAGAGGTCATCGAGGGGACGCTGGAAACCTTCCCAGAGCGTCTCGAGGTGCAGCCCTTAAGGGTATCCGCGTAGGCGCACCTCCGTGGAGCTGTGGAAGTGGTAGACCCACAGCAGGGTTTCCAGGGAACTGGGGGTCCCCTTCATGGTTGCCACTGGCCGTGCGAGGGCGGGGAGAAAGACCGGGCCGGGGGGCGGACCGTCTGGCCCCGCCAGGAGGAGTAGCTCCACGCGTGCGGAGAGGTGCGTTTGTGAGGTCAGAGGACCAGTGGCAGCTCTGTGGCTCAGGGACAGCGGGGAGGCTGTGACATCACGAACTCTGGGCTCCTCAGGTACCTCATTTTCGTCATGGTGGTTGCCACACTCATTGTCATGAATTGCGTCATCGTGCTCAACGTGTCATTGCGGACGCCCACCACTCACGCCATGTCCCCGCGGCTGCGCCACGTAAGCACCCGGTGGGTGGGCTCCGGGCAGGAGGTAGGGCTTCAAGCTAacctcgccccgccccgccccacccaccccaccccaggtgtTGCTGGAGCTGCTGCCCCAACTCCTGGGCTCCGGCGCGCCCCCCGAGATCCCCCGGGCTGCCTCGCCCCCAAGGCGGGCGTCATCCCTGGGCCTCCTGCTCCGCGCGGAGGAGCTGATACTGAAAAAGCCGCGGAGCGAACTCGTGTTTGAGCAGCAGAGGCACCGGCACGGAACCTGGAACGGTGAGCGGACTGGGCCGGGTGGGCCAAGGGGGACGCCTTCAAGGGCGAGGCTCTAGATCACCCACCCCAGGTCGCCCCCACCAGCTACCCTGTGCCAGAACCTGGGCGCTGCCGCCCCCGAGATCCGCTGCTGTGTGGATGCCGTGAACTTCGTGGCTTCGAGCACGCGGGACCAGGAGGCCTCTGGCGAGGTGGGGCGGGAGCACCCAGGTGGGGTGGGGCGCTGGGGGGCCTCCACCATCTCTGACTCCTGCACAGCTGGCTCCTGCAGCTTTTAGGGACTCAACCTGtgcccaccccttccccaggAAGTGTCCGACTGGGTGCGTATGGGGAAAGCCCTTGACAACATCTGCTTCTGGGCCGCTCTGGTCCTCTTCCTCATGGGCTCCAGCCTCATCTTCCTCGGGGCCTACTTCAACCGCGTGCCCCAGCTGCCTTACCCGCCGTGTATGTAGACCTGAGGCCACAGCCACACCGACAAGAATTCCCACCCATCTCCAGGAGGATATTTGAAAAACACCTTGCTAGCACTGCTGTATTACTATCCTTTCCCACTGCCAATGATAAATCTGTATTCAACTTCACAAGAagtcatgtgtgtgcacatgtgtgggtCAAGCCACCTGGCTGGCATCAGAAAGAGCTGCAGATGGTGCAGGCAGGCTCCTGCATGTCAGCCCTCCAGAAAGCAAGAACCACTCTCACTTCAGTCTTCCTGACCTCCCAGTTTTTCTTGGGCCCCAGGCCCATGTGATCCTCTAGCCCTGTGAGCCTCTCAGAGGCTAAACAGGAGAGACCCGTTTGCAAGACTTGCACATTGAGAGGCTGAAGCCAGGCACCTCTGTGGCCTGGCCAGGCTGGAGTGGGTAGGGACCGAACGGTCCCAGCTCCAGGTCCACAGGTTTAGGGCGGAGGATGCCTGGGCCATCCCTTAGTTGTTTCTTGTAGGTTCTCTTAGCCCAGCACTGCCCATCCACCCCCTCTCCACTAAGGCTCAGGGATTGCAGATTCCCACCCCCTTCATCCCAGCCATGCTGGTGGGCCCTGGCTAGAACCCAGGATGATGACAGAAAACAGAGTAACCTAGGGCCTGAAGTGGTGGGAGCTGGTTGAATTGTCTTTATTAACAAACGAGATCTCCAAGGCCACTACAttgaggaggggtgggggcagggagggggcgggcTACTTGCTGCTCACACTATATACAGATGCAAGCAAGGGGGGGAGAGGGTGAGAGCTCCCTGCTCCCCCCTCCACCAGGGAAGGGCAGAGGCTGGAAGAGATGGGGGTTGGAAAGGGGTAAATGTTTTGGCTGGCGGGGTCCCCCCTCCATTCCCTggggtttggggggaggggaatcATTAAAGTGCTTTCAGAAAATGAGGAAATGGTCCCTGCCCCTGGAGTGGCTGGTGACCCCCCCTAAAACCTAGGGCCCAGTGACCCCCCCCAGGGTCTGGTACATTCAAGGGGGGAGCCGGCTCCCCTGACGTGCAAATGATGGGGCCCAGGGCCCTGCCAAGTCAGCAGCAGTGGGGTATGGGGTCCAAGCCCCAAGCACTCTCCTTGTAAGTGGAGAAAGGGGGGTGGGGCTAGGCCCACTCAGTTCCTGGTAGGGGAAGCTGTGCCTCTCCCTGGAAGTTGGGACAGGCACAGTTTTGGGGAGAGAACATGTTGGGGAAGAGGATGGTCACGTGATCACAAAAGCATCAGGGGTCAGAGGTCACGTTCCCAGCAGGCTCCAGTGAATCAAACCAGTAAAAGCAAAAGcccagggagggaagagaagggcgGCCCGGGGAGTCTGGCTGTGGGGGGTGAGCTGGTCCACAGAGGCCAGCCCGGCCCAGGGCCCCGTCACCAGTTCATGATGCAGTTACGGTTCAAGGTCATGAAGTAAACTTGGCTGCTGCCCCCGGAGCGGACCGAGGCGAAAAAcacctgggtggggaggagaagaAGTCACCAAGGTGAGTGGGGCAGCCAAGGTGGGGGTGCCTCAGTTAactgggaggagggagaaacTGCAGGATTTAGTCCCGCAGAGTGCCCCCATTCCCCTCCAAAAGGCAGGAACATGTGGCACGAAGGAGCCCAGACTTCTTAGAGACTGAAGGTGGGGGAAGGGCAGGCTGCCTCTCAGGAAGACCTacaaccacccctcccccagctctgcccagggcctgggtgggggtgggggtaggggtgggggtggggatggggcccaCACTGTGCAGGGGCCCGGGCGGCTTATCACTCCCACCTTGTCGTTCCGCTCACACAGGAACTTGAGCCTCTGGGCTCGTTTGTGCATGAAGACCCCATCCAGGTGGCCTGTCTCCACAGAGCGGATCTCAATGGCTTTCTCTCCCCAGCCCATGATCTGGTTGGAGCAGATGTAGGCTGGGGGGGAAGCGGAGGGGGGTGGTAAGTGGGCTGCAGCTGACTGGCTCGGGGACACAGGCCAGGGGGGCGGGCCCCTCACTCACCCACAGAGGTGGGCATCTCTCCCCACTGCAGCACCACGTCCTTGATGATCCGGCCGTACGTGTTAACATAGACGCCCTCATCCTCATAGCACAGCAGCATCTCCATGCCGTCCGTGTTGGGGAGGAAGATGATGGCGTGGGGCGTGATCTGGCTCTGGATCTGGGGAGGAGAAAGTGGGTGGGAGGCCCCGAGGCTGGGCTCAGGCCTGGGGCCCCACTCTGCCCACGGCCCTGCCAAGCTTACGTGCACAGGGATGTAGATGTCGTAGCTGTTCCCCGAGTCCACATCCACAGCGTGGAAGCCGGCGCTGGAGCCATAGATGACCTTGAGCCGCTGGCCCTCCTCTACCGTCAGGTCCACCAGCAGAGGGCGGTGCGGGAGGTCAGCAAAGGACTGTGGGGGGAGAAAGGGCTCAGGGGATTTGGGCAGAGGCGCCAGACCTTGGAACAGTGGTGGAGGTTGAGGCTTGGGTTACCTTAAAAGCCATGAATTTGTGGTAAGGTTTGGGGGCCCAGGCATACACCTCCACAGAGTTCTTCAGGGCGATGACCAGGAACTTGATGCGCTCGTATTTCACTGGGGGCAGGGAAAGGGGGGATGCAGGGGCTTTCCTGCTTGGGctgcagcccctccccccggTCTGTCTACACACCCAACTGCAGGACCCCCCCACCATCTCTGGCCTTCAAGGCTTTCTCAGCCCAGGaccccatctctttctctcttctcataAACAAATGTGCCCTGGCCGCTGTGTCGTGACCTCCTCACCCACGCGGTAGTGTCCGCAGCCCTCCATATCCCCCACAGTGGTCCAGCCTTGCTTCTTCTCCACTTCCGGGTCATTGTGCAGAATCTTGTTCCGGAGCCAGGACAGGTAATACACCCGCAGTTTGTTCCTTTTCCCTGAGGGACATAGAACCCTCGCTGGAGGTCCAGCTTCCACCTTCCCACCATCCTGTGTGGACCTCGAGGGGTGAGAAAGTGGGGCCCCCACTTTCCAGTTCCTGTACTGGGGCAGCCCTCCCCCCAGGCGCTGAGCCCTCCTCCTGGGCACCGCCTCCCCCCAACCTGAGATGGTGATGAGCAAGTTGAGTCCCTCCAGCACGTCCATCTGCTGGAAGCGCCGCCGCCCGATGAGTCCGTACACCTTGCCCTGCCCGCTGCGGTCCAGCAGCATCAGCCCGTTCTCCGTGCCCACCAGCAGGTTGACCCCTGCAAGAGGAGCCCTTGGGCAGATGAGAGGCAGAGCCAGGCCCTCGCCTGACCGGGAGCGCGGGGGCACACCAGGcccttcttctcctccccccGCCGGCTTACCCCAAAGGGCCGCACAGAGGATCTCGGAATTGAACCGCTTCTTGTACTTCCGAATCTCGGGGGTTTCGCTGTGGGCCCGGGTGTTGGTGGGGTTCACGTTGACCACAGAGCCTTTCCTCACGTCGTACTGTAGCTGATCGAGCCGACTGCCCTCTCCACCCACCAGGgctgaggagaggagaggagaggggagtgggCTGAGTCCCGTCACTCTGTCTCCCTGTATCCCACACCCCAGGATACTCCGGACCAAAAGGCCTGGCAAAGCCCTTGCTCCCTCATGCGGGTCCCTGGGTCACCTCTAAGCATCCTGCCCCCACTTGGGTCAAGGGGGCCCCAGAAGCCCTACTGTCTTCGTGCCAGGGCAGGTGCGGGCCACAGGGCAGGCTGTGACCACTCAGTGAAGCCTGTCATCAGAGGCCACCCgacccctccccaggcctcccgTCTCACCTGTAATGGGAATGGTGTCCCCACTGCCTCCGGGCTGGTAGATCCCCAGGTCCACAAACATCGTGAACGAGCTCTTGCCAGGGGCTTTTACCAGTCCACGAGACTGGtactgtggggtgggggtggcagtgaGGCAAACATGCCAGACCCCAGCCCGGGCCCACCCCTCCTGTTGCACTCTGGCCAACTGGCTCCCCAGGGCTCCCCCAACACCCCTGGGCTTCCTGCCCACGGCCAGTGACCTCTTCTCGCCCCGTGGAGCCACCTCCACCCACTTACATCACTGCCTCCGTCCTTCAAGGGGGGGCTTTGACCTTTGCTGCTCTCGGTGGGCGAGTGGCTGGGCTGGACCACGTCTGGCAGGTTTGTGTAGCCGTTGCTGTCGGCGTGCAGCAGGCTGCGTTCCTCCTCAGGGGTCTGAAGGAACAAAGGGAAGGGGACCAGTGCTGGGGCCGAGGAGGGGCAGGGCAGGCTGGGGCAGAACAGGGGAGGAGGGGCACTCACTCGCTGGACCACCATGGTGCCACCCCCATAGGGGGTCTGGGGCCCGGCTATCTCCTCCACGTCGTGGACCACCATGGTGCTGACGCTGTCTGTGTCTCCATCACTGCTATGGAGAGAGGAAGGTCAGGAAGCCCTCCGGGCCCTGCCTGCCACCTGAGTGCCACAGGGAGCAGAGGAGAGCCGGGGCACGGGCACCTGCAGTGTCTGCTGGCACCCAGCAGCCCTCGCCCCCTGCCCCGCACTGGGGGAACGCTGGCTGTTCTGAAGGGGCACTCATCTcaggacagtgaaggacagcggGGGACACCAGCCCCCAGGCCTGTATCCCGTTCTCTAGGGAAGGGTAGGAAGAACGGGCCAGCATTGACGGCCAAGGCTCCACTCGGGGGGAAAAGGGAACTGCTTTCCCTCAAACTTGACCcgacaccccctcccccagcacctgtTTCTCAGGCACCTCTGGCAGGATGTGTCCCTGTCCCGGGACGCCCCCATACCGGGCCCCAGGGGTGTCTCTGCTCCCCTCTGACGGCTCGCCGTTGCTCTCCTCCTCATCGTCCTCGCTGCTCTCCACCTCCTCGCTGGACGACGAGTAGTCCATGGCCTTCTTGGGAGGCCGGGGCGCCTCATCCAGGGTCCGCTCTTTCAGCAACACGAAATCCTGCGAGGAAGGAGCTGCGTGAGGCGGGTAGGCGGGGGTGCCGCGGAGGCCGGAGGAAGGCAGGGAACAGGAGAGGCTGCCCGTGGCCCTGCTCACTAACCTCGCCAATGGCTCGCTTATAGCTCTGGGAAGGGCCGCGGGGGAAGAAGGGCAgccaggaggaggcaggagagaggtTAAGAAAGGTTAGTAACTGGGAAGGGCCACCCTGTTAGCCCACAGACGCTCCAGCCTCAGACTAATGATGGCCCTGCCCCTGGCACCCCGCTCTCTGGGGCTCCAGAGGCTCCACAGTGGCCCCCAGGTCCCAAACCATGAGAAGACGGGAGAGGGCCACCTGACGACTTACTGCGGGCCGGCCTGGCCGCGAGCGGTGGTCATCGGGCTTGGCTTTGTTCCCAGGGGAGAGCACAGGGGAGTTGTCCAGTTTGGAGGAGGCTAGACGTGGCAGGTGGGGGAAAGGAGGTCACTGACGCCCACCCAGGGGCTGGCCTCAAGCCCAGCCTGGTGCCCACGCTGCCAAGGCGGGGTCCACCCTGGGGAGACTGCCCCTGGGGCTGGGCTCACCGTACCTCCCACCCGGTTCCGCTCCAGCGAGCCAGCTTGCGGGAGGTGCCCGTGAGAGGCCGGGAGGACGCTGTCCGAGCGCTCCCAGCCGGGGTCGCTCCTCCTGAGGTCGGGGTTACTGTGGGAGGGGCGGAGGCAGGGTCAGGATGACGGGGTGTCCGCGCCCCAGGAGGCTGAGCTGCACCGCAGAGGGAGCCATCACCAGGGGGGGACAGGTGGCAGaagtgagggtgggagggagcagGGGGGACAGCTCCATTACCTACAGGCGTTGGGCGGGCCGGGGGGCGGAGCAGGGGGCCCTGGAGGCTTGGGGCTGCCCCGCTCTGCCCGCCTTTGCAGATAGATTTGCCAGGCGGAGTTGCTGCGAGGTCTGTGGAGGGAGCACAGGGtgcccgggggcggggcggggcgggggctgaGGTGACTGGAGCGGGGCTTGCCCACCCCTAAGCGGGCAACCTAGCACACTGCCCTCTGCTGCCCGCCCCAAGCCCTAGGCTGCTGCCCGCCCCCAGCTAGGCGTTACCTAGCACGGACCGCCTGCGCTGGCCGGGACCCTCCGGCCCCACTGGTGTTAAGGGCAGTGGCGATTGATGAGGTCCTCTGAGGCAcctgaggagggaaggaaggggtcaGGGCTCCGTGACACCAGAGCCGTGGCACGGCGGACACCAGGCCCCTCTTCGAGACCCTGGAAGGGGCACCCCCCGCCTTGATGGAGAAGCAGACTTAAGTCGGGGAAGCTGATGGCCTCTGTCCAAGGTTCACAAGGCGGGGAGACGGCAGAGCTGGGATCTGAGCAGCAAGTCTGCCCCTGGCGCTCCCTGAAGCCCGGGGGGCCTCTTCTGCTCCCACACGCACCATGGAAACACCTGGACACACTCGCATGCTGGCCCGCCCACCAGACATCAGGGTGACCCCTGCGGGATGGGCCAGGCTGGACTCCCCACCCTCCTATTCCCTTCAGACCCCCAAGCTTGCGTCCACCTCGCCCGCTGACCAGCCCTGCTCCATCCCCCCCATTCCTCTGCCCTCTTCCAGCTCTGCGAGGCTGCCCTTACCTTTGGAGGGGCCTCATTATCAGGCCGGACCCAGGCTGGGGGGTTTGGGCTGGGGCCAGGCCCTTCGGAAGTGGGGTCTGAGTTCTGCCGGATGACGGCTCCTCGGGCACTCGGCGTGGCAGTGGGTGCGGGCACGGCGGGGTCGGGGTCGTGGGAGGCGGGGAAGGCAGCCAGGTTTCGGGTGGGTTGGTCCTGCAGGGACTGGGAGCGGGGTACAGGTGCTGCATATGGCTTCAGTGGGACCCGGTGTGCCACCAGGCTCTGCGGGGAGAGACCAGGGAGGGTGGGCCGCCTGCTCTGTGGCACGCCCCCACATGGGAGCTGGGGCCTGGGCGGGCAGGAAGGGGCAGGTCAAGCCTCTGAGTTCCAACTATCCATCGAAAGGGGCTCCTGGAGCCGGAGAACAGgtaagacagagagacagacgcGTGCCTGTCTCTGCCCGCATGTCCTGAGGTCTGTGGCCCCTGGCTCTAggcatgtgcacgtgtgtgtacaCGCGAGGCCCCCCCCCGCTCCCAACCATGTCTGTGTGTGAAGACAGGAACAGGGAGAGACTCACCTTGTGCGGTCCCTCCTGGGGCTCCACCGGCCTCTGCATAGGAGGAGTTTGGGAAAGGGGTCCTGGGGGCCCGGGGGAGGCCTGGGGGACGGGGGGCTCAGGCCCTGTGCTGCCTGGCTTGCTCTTGGCCAAGGGGGAGTTCTGCTGTTTGTTCATCCTCGTTCTCTCTTCCACCTGTGATGTGACAGGACGCCAAGCAGGACGGCTTTTGTCCTGTTCTCCGAGTCACATCCCGACCTCTCCAGTACCGCCCGGCCGCACCGCCTGCCCTTTCCCCTCCCTGGGGCCTCCCATGCGCAATGACCGACGGAGTCTCAGGCAGCAGAGGAGGCGCTGAGTACCTCTCGGGCCCAGGCTGGCTTGTCGGCAGGGTTGACGCCCCGACTGTAGTGATACAGGGGCTTCCGGTCCCCAGGCAggatctgctgctgcttctgaagctgctgctgctgctgctgctgctgcagggaCTTGAGGTAGGCGTGCTCCTGCTGCAGCTGCCTCTGCAGGCGCTCAGACTGCCGCTGCTCCTCCAGCTGCTTCCGCTTGTATTCCTGGGCCCAAGGGTAGGGAGAGGGGGCTCAGCAGGGTGAGCCCTGGAAGCCAGAGCAGGCATGCCCTTGCTCTCCTCCAACTGCCTAGAGAGGAGAGGTCTCTTCCCTTGATGCCCAGGTGACCCCTTCCCCTGAAGTGCTCCCGTCCCACTGCAGCGGAGATGATCTGAATGCGCGTCTTCCCAGGGGAAGCTGGGGACCCCGTTACCAGCAGCAGGGCCTGTTCCTGGAGCAGCTGTTGCTGAAGGATCTCGAGCTGTCGCTGCTCCTCCTCTAGCCTGTGACGGATATACtcctggggggcggggtggggggcagagggcagggagagagggagaggcgggggggtggggggcggcagcggcggcgaAGGAGTTGGAAGATGGGGTCAGTGGggtgaggatgaggaggaggccggggtggggggtgggagagagtAAAAGAGAGGCCAGGGTGGGATGAGCCCCACAGAGGCAGGGGATGAGGAGGACACCGGGGCGGAGGCCCCATGAGGgaaggtgcagggggcaggagtcAGGGAGGggggcaaagagatggggaatgaAGGCACAGAgacaggaggagggcagggagccaGGGTCGGGGGTTGAAGGGtgggagaaaacagagagaaagagtgaAGCTGGAAAAGATAGGAGGAAttttgggggagggagagaaggggaaggggcctggggagcagggcaggcaggcagcaggAGCAGGAGGGGAGGCCAGGGCGGGAAGGGGTGAGTCCGGTGTGCACTGGGGGCGCTGTACCTGCTCGCGCTCGGCCTGCCGCCGCTCCTCCTCCCGCCTCAGGGCCTGCATGTCCTCCAGCCGCCGCTGCTGCTCCTTCTCCTGCAGCTTCCGCTGCTCCCGCTCCCGCCGCTGTTGCTGCGGGTGAGGGGACAGGCAGCCTGAAGGACCGCACCAGACACAGGGCGGCACTGCACACGGAAGCAGGAACCCACCTCAGCCCGCTTCTGTCCCTCTTGGGCTG
Protein-coding regions in this window:
- the MINK1 gene encoding misshapen-like kinase 1 isoform X2, whose translation is MGDPAPARSLDDIDLSALRDPAGIFELVEVVGNGTYGQVYKGRHVKTGQLAAIKVMDVTEDEEEEIKQEINMLKKYSHHRNIATYYGAFIKKSPPGNDDQLWLVMEFCGAGSVTDLVKNTKGNALKEDCIAYICREILRGLAHLHAHKVIHRDIKGQNVLLTENAEVKLVDFGVSAQLDRTVGRRNTFIGTPYWMAPEVIACDENPDATYDYRSDIWSLGITAIEMAEGAPPLCDMHPMRALFLIPRNPPPRLKSKKWSKKFIDFIDTCLIKAYLSRPPTEQLLKFPFIRDQPTERQVRIQLKDHIDRSRKKRGEKEETEYEYSGSEEEDDSHGEEGEPSSIMNVPGESTLRREFLRLQQENKSNSEALKQQQQQLQQQQQRDPEAHIKHLLHQRQRRIEEQKEERRRVEEQQRREREQRKLQEKEQQRRLEDMQALRREEERRQAEREQEYKRKQLEEQRQSERLQRQLQQEHAYLKSLQQQQQQQQLQKQQQILPGDRKPLYHYSRGVNPADKPAWAREVEERTRMNKQQNSPLAKSKPGSTGPEPPVPQASPGPPGPLSQTPPMQRPVEPQEGPHKSLVAHRVPLKPYAAPVPRSQSLQDQPTRNLAAFPASHDPDPAVPAPTATPSARGAVIRQNSDPTSEGPGPSPNPPAWVRPDNEAPPKVPQRTSSIATALNTSGAGGSRPAQAVRARPRSNSAWQIYLQRRAERGSPKPPGPPAPPPGPPNACSNPDLRRSDPGWERSDSVLPASHGHLPQAGSLERNRVGASSKLDNSPVLSPGNKAKPDDHRSRPGRPASYKRAIGEDFVLLKERTLDEAPRPPKKAMDYSSSSEEVESSEDDEEESNGEPSEGSRDTPGARDGDTDSVSTMVVHDVEEIAGPQTPYGGGTMVVQRTPEEERSLLHADSNGYTNLPDVVQPSHSPTESSKGQSPPLKDGGSDYQSRGLVKAPGKSSFTMFVDLGIYQPGGSGDTIPITALVGGEGSRLDQLQYDVRKGSVVNVNPTNTRAHSETPEIRKYKKRFNSEILCAALWGVNLLVGTENGLMLLDRSGQGKVYGLIGRRRFQQMDVLEGLNLLITISGKRNKLRVYYLSWLRNKILHNDPEVEKKQGWTTVGDMEGCGHYRVVKYERIKFLVIALKNSVEVYAWAPKPYHKFMAFKSFADLPHRPLLVDLTVEEGQRLKVIYGSSAGFHAVDVDSGNSYDIYIPVHIQSQITPHAIIFLPNTDGMEMLLCYEDEGVYVNTYGRIIKDVVLQWGEMPTSVAYICSNQIMGWGEKAIEIRSVETGHLDGVFMHKRAQRLKFLCERNDKVFFASVRSGGSSQVYFMTLNRNCIMNW